The sequence CAAAAGTAAAAAAAGACGAAAAGCCCTCCTCGTCGTTATTCTTATAAAATATATTGGAATAAAGAAGATCTTCATCGCCGTCATTATCAATATCCACAAAAGCCGCCGCACTATTTTCTTCCCCTGCAAAAGTAAAGCCATTGCTTGTTTTCTCTGAAAATGACTGAGCAATGGAATGATTTGTAATACACAAAAAAATGAGAATACGTATTTTTTTCATTTTAAATACACGTTAAGTAAAAGATAGTATATGTTATTTTAAACATAATATAAATATAGTATTTTTTAGGAAGAAAACAAAATAATGCACAAAGTAGGGTTTATAAAATTGATTTTATTGTTTGGAATAGAAAGAGCATGTCCAAAAAGTTTTTTTACACAAATATGAAATTTAAAATTTCTTGATAATCAAACAATTACAAAACGACAAGTGTATCAAAAGTGACT is a genomic window of Chitinophagaceae bacterium containing:
- a CDS encoding VCBS repeat-containing protein, with translation MKKIRILIFLCITNHSIAQSFSEKTSNGFTFAGEENSAAAFVDIDNDGDEDLLYSNIFYKNNDEEGFSSFFTFVGASNVIAFGDYNGDGFADVFIANTLYRNNAGTGFTAIRTF